The Methanoplanus sp. FWC-SCC4 genome has a window encoding:
- a CDS encoding kinetochore Spc7 family protein — translation MSLKKGFWIIAVICFIAAFLTAGCINGIFADLSPEYPSIPVDSGPSEYISVTNSFLFQDSKITITIPVDKKVYLSAYSSDKYAYFYEEQLPGNSWSDEYYNSFVNDPQLNPLYTSVIGELRNIREEMNLDSDEYAELIFTYVQSIPYHTNEIRTEPKFPVEMVYENSGDCDDKAIFASGILFREGYDVVLFEFEEEEHMAVGIKSTDCGYMDTEYAFVEVTDVNYVSWPTEKLDGDKPLESVPYVIKVGNGTYGYESCDEVSYIYSALNKIEEKVSESESLIDSKKIKSESLYEEISLLDDKMSRLKAGGKINEYNALVSSYNEKIRVYNSTFDEIEKLIAQHNNYIKLYNYIIDHKYDRKGVFENIKNSGISN, via the coding sequence ATGTCTCTTAAAAAAGGATTTTGGATAATTGCAGTTATCTGCTTTATAGCTGCATTCCTGACCGCAGGCTGTATTAATGGAATTTTTGCAGATTTGTCGCCGGAATATCCATCAATTCCTGTTGATTCGGGGCCTTCAGAATATATATCTGTCACAAATTCTTTTTTGTTTCAGGATTCAAAAATTACGATAACAATACCTGTTGACAAAAAAGTTTATCTGAGCGCTTATAGTTCGGACAAATATGCTTATTTTTATGAGGAGCAATTGCCGGGGAACTCCTGGTCTGACGAATATTATAATTCCTTTGTAAATGACCCGCAGCTTAATCCCCTTTATACATCGGTAATTGGTGAACTTCGCAATATTCGCGAAGAGATGAATCTTGACTCTGATGAATATGCCGAACTGATATTCACATATGTCCAGTCAATTCCCTATCATACCAATGAGATAAGAACAGAGCCAAAATTTCCGGTTGAAATGGTTTATGAAAATTCCGGGGACTGTGATGACAAGGCAATATTTGCATCAGGAATTCTTTTCAGGGAAGGATATGATGTGGTTCTTTTTGAATTTGAAGAAGAAGAGCACATGGCGGTTGGTATAAAATCCACAGATTGCGGATATATGGATACTGAATATGCCTTTGTTGAGGTTACTGATGTTAACTATGTCAGCTGGCCGACAGAAAAACTCGACGGGGACAAACCGCTTGAATCAGTCCCTTATGTCATAAAGGTTGGAAACGGAACGTATGGATATGAAAGCTGTGATGAAGTCAGCTATATTTATTCGGCTCTGAATAAAATTGAGGAAAAAGTATCTGAGTCTGAATCACTAATAGATTCCAAAAAGATTAAGTCTGAGAGTTTGTATGAAGAAATCTCTTTACTGGATGACAAAATGAGCCGCCTAAAGGCCGGCGGGAAAATAAATGAATATAATGCCCTTGTTTCATCTTATAATGAAAAAATCAGGGTTTACAATTCCACTTTTGATGAGATAGAAAAACTGATAGCTCAACATAATAATTACATAAAACTCTACAATTACATCATTGATCATAAATATGACCGGAAAGGTGTTTTTGAAAACATAAAAAATTCAGGTATATCCAACTGA
- a CDS encoding hydrogenase 3 maturation endopeptidase HyCI has translation MGVGNTLRNDDGAGIYLAENFSKNGWISLVCGTTPENFTGIVRRENTKILVIVDAADMGLSPGEFRIIPEDMIEYTGFDTHIMDLKNLINFLRDITKEIILVGIQPKDIDFGECISPEVMTGIKLLTKALYTDPHNIQKTRI, from the coding sequence ATGGGTGTGGGCAATACACTACGAAATGATGACGGTGCAGGAATATATCTTGCAGAGAATTTCTCCAAAAACGGATGGATATCACTAGTCTGCGGTACAACACCTGAAAATTTCACCGGCATTGTAAGACGTGAAAATACGAAGATTCTTGTTATTGTGGATGCAGCAGACATGGGTCTTTCACCCGGAGAATTCAGAATAATACCTGAAGATATGATAGAATATACCGGGTTTGACACTCATATAATGGATCTTAAAAATCTTATAAATTTTTTAAGGGATATAACCAAAGAGATAATTCTTGTTGGAATACAGCCAAAGGACATTGACTTTGGTGAATGCATAAGTCCTGAAGTAATGACAGGGATTAAACTACTGACCAAAGCATTATATACAGATCCACACAACATTCAAAAAACCAGAATCTGA